The proteins below come from a single Saccharophagus degradans 2-40 genomic window:
- a CDS encoding 5-(carboxyamino)imidazole ribonucleotide synthase yields MRVGILGGGQLAQMIAQAGANLDMSFKFISPDPKACAAPYGEHICADYQDEQAYQQMLEWADVFTYEFESIPKSVVESLEKKLALLPSSKALNVAGDRLKEKRTFNGLGIPTANFAPVDSLESLQSAVEQIGLPAILKTRSEGYDGKGQAVLRDVSQLEAAWQSVGQVPCILESMVNFSREVSIIAARSKQGEIVYYPLTENHHREGILRLSLPLQNDPYQQQAEKLAKALLDELDYVGVIAVELFQVGESLVANEFAPRVHNSGHWTIEGAHTSQFENHLRAICGLPLGKTDAINSCAMVNIIGKLPREEDVAAIEGARFHDYSKDEKPGRKIGHITITSEGLSGEAFNANLKCILQLVGEDPELR; encoded by the coding sequence ATGAGAGTAGGTATTCTTGGTGGTGGGCAGCTTGCTCAAATGATCGCACAAGCTGGTGCAAACCTTGATATGTCGTTTAAGTTTATCAGCCCCGACCCAAAAGCGTGCGCGGCGCCTTATGGCGAGCATATCTGTGCAGATTATCAAGATGAGCAAGCGTATCAACAAATGCTTGAGTGGGCCGACGTTTTCACCTATGAGTTTGAAAGTATTCCCAAATCTGTTGTGGAATCACTAGAAAAGAAGCTCGCCCTGTTGCCATCATCAAAAGCGTTAAACGTTGCGGGAGATAGGCTTAAAGAAAAACGCACCTTTAACGGCCTTGGTATACCTACAGCAAATTTCGCTCCCGTAGATAGCCTAGAAAGTTTGCAAAGCGCCGTAGAGCAGATTGGGCTGCCCGCCATACTTAAAACTCGCAGCGAAGGCTACGACGGTAAAGGGCAAGCGGTGCTTCGCGATGTTAGCCAGCTAGAAGCCGCTTGGCAGAGTGTAGGGCAAGTGCCTTGCATCTTAGAGTCTATGGTTAACTTTAGCCGAGAAGTCTCTATTATTGCCGCGAGATCTAAGCAGGGTGAGATTGTGTATTACCCGCTTACAGAGAATCATCATCGCGAGGGGATTTTGCGCTTATCACTTCCCCTGCAGAACGACCCTTATCAGCAGCAAGCAGAAAAGCTTGCAAAAGCCTTGCTCGATGAGCTGGATTACGTTGGCGTGATTGCTGTAGAGCTGTTTCAGGTTGGTGAAAGCTTGGTAGCCAATGAGTTCGCGCCACGCGTGCATAACTCTGGTCACTGGACTATTGAGGGTGCGCATACTTCTCAGTTTGAAAACCATTTGCGAGCTATTTGCGGTTTGCCTTTGGGTAAAACAGACGCGATAAACTCCTGCGCCATGGTGAATATTATTGGCAAATTGCCTCGCGAAGAAGATGTTGCCGCCATAGAAGGGGCTCGCTTTCACGATTACAGCAAAGATGAAAAGCCCGGAAGAAAAATAGGCCACATTACCATTACTAGCGAAGGTTTAAGTGGCGAAGCATTCAATGCAAACTTAAAGTGTATTTTACAGCTTGTAGGCGAAGACCCAGAGCTACGCTAA
- the purE gene encoding 5-(carboxyamino)imidazole ribonucleotide mutase — MSNTPNTPIVGVIMGSKSDWETMQHAINILEQLGVPYETEVVSAHRTPDKLFQYAEAADGRGIEVIIAGAGGAAHLPGMVAAKTHLPVLGVPVQSKALNGMDSLLSIAQMPAGIPVGTLAIGKAGAANSALLSASMLSNKYPAIKEALLAFRKNQTETVLDNPDPREQ; from the coding sequence ATGAGTAATACGCCAAACACTCCCATTGTGGGCGTGATAATGGGCTCCAAGTCCGATTGGGAAACCATGCAGCACGCTATCAATATATTGGAGCAGCTAGGTGTTCCATACGAAACCGAGGTTGTATCGGCTCATCGCACCCCAGATAAGCTCTTTCAATACGCTGAAGCCGCAGATGGTCGCGGTATTGAAGTGATCATCGCCGGCGCAGGTGGCGCAGCACACTTACCTGGCATGGTTGCCGCGAAAACCCATTTACCTGTATTGGGCGTGCCGGTGCAATCCAAAGCATTAAACGGCATGGATTCGTTGTTATCCATTGCGCAAATGCCAGCTGGTATTCCTGTAGGAACATTGGCTATTGGTAAAGCTGGGGCGGCTAATTCCGCGTTATTGTCAGCGAGCATGCTTTCTAATAAGTACCCAGCTATTAAAGAAGCGCTGTTAGCGTTTAGAAAAAATCAAACAGAAACCGTTCTAGATAATCCAGACCCGCGAGAGCAGTAA
- the nhaR gene encoding transcriptional activator NhaR, protein MINYKQLYYFWAVAKHGGITRASEQLHLTPQTISGQLSELEKGFEATLFDRVGRRLELTALGKLAYSYADEIFQVGKELENAITKKNNIRERVFRVGISSSVPKSIAYKLLSPALEKDPGIHLVCKDNNLEHLFADLALHKTDLVIADKPLSSDVGIKGYNHLLGECPIAFYATPALAERYRPNFPHSLNNAPLLLPGEDSALRIMLQRWLSQQSINPIVKGEFDDTALMKAFAQEGVGIFPGPTVIDKESQKEHGVEMLGEITELKIRYYAISAERKLRHPSVVAISEAAQQNLFAPHQAARNIDMDGHQDI, encoded by the coding sequence ATGATTAACTACAAGCAACTTTATTATTTTTGGGCTGTGGCGAAACACGGGGGCATAACCCGCGCATCGGAACAGCTACATCTCACCCCACAAACCATAAGCGGGCAATTGAGTGAGCTGGAAAAGGGTTTTGAAGCCACACTGTTTGATCGCGTTGGCCGCAGGCTTGAACTCACCGCCTTAGGCAAACTCGCATACTCTTACGCCGATGAGATATTCCAAGTAGGCAAAGAGCTGGAAAACGCAATTACTAAAAAAAATAACATTCGCGAGCGTGTTTTTAGGGTGGGTATTTCTAGCTCGGTCCCTAAATCTATCGCTTACAAACTGTTGTCGCCAGCCTTAGAGAAAGACCCCGGCATACACCTTGTGTGCAAGGACAATAACCTCGAACACCTATTTGCCGATTTAGCGCTTCACAAAACCGATTTGGTTATTGCCGATAAGCCTTTGTCCTCCGACGTAGGTATTAAAGGCTATAACCATTTACTGGGCGAATGCCCTATTGCTTTTTATGCCACACCTGCACTCGCTGAGCGCTACCGCCCTAACTTTCCACACTCTCTTAACAACGCCCCACTGCTACTTCCTGGCGAAGATAGCGCCTTGCGCATTATGTTGCAGCGCTGGCTATCGCAACAGAGCATCAACCCTATAGTTAAAGGTGAGTTTGACGATACCGCATTAATGAAGGCGTTTGCCCAGGAAGGGGTGGGCATATTCCCAGGCCCAACCGTTATCGACAAGGAATCCCAGAAGGAGCATGGCGTAGAAATGCTAGGGGAGATAACCGAGTTAAAAATTCGCTACTACGCAATTTCTGCCGAGCGCAAACTACGCCATCCCTCGGTTGTGGCTATTAGTGAAGCCGCGCAGCAGAATTTGTTCGCTCCACATCAAGCTGCACGGAATATAGACATGGATGGACATCAGGATATCTAA
- a CDS encoding diguanylate cyclase domain-containing protein, producing the protein MKALLTDDHSLVRDGIEMLLTIRLGFDSVYHAENGAQALACLAQDLVARVFNALIKPIALEGGATWAPKASIGVALTNGEATLQDVMNRADALMYRVKQGGKNQFIIEGEN; encoded by the coding sequence ATGAAAGCCCTTCTTACAGATGATCACAGCCTTGTGCGCGACGGCATCGAAATGCTGCTTACTATTCGGTTGGGGTTCGACAGCGTATACCACGCCGAAAATGGGGCGCAGGCCCTTGCTTGTTTAGCGCAAGATTTAGTTGCGAGGGTGTTTAACGCGTTAATAAAGCCTATTGCACTTGAGGGCGGCGCAACATGGGCACCAAAAGCGAGTATTGGTGTTGCGCTAACCAATGGCGAGGCCACGTTGCAAGATGTAATGAATCGCGCAGATGCCCTTATGTACCGTGTTAAACAGGGCGGCAAAAATCAGTTTATTATTGAGGGCGAAAATTAA
- a CDS encoding tryptophan halogenase family protein — MKPLQKIVILGGGTTGWMCAAMLANSVNTKRINIELVESEQIGTIGVGESTVPPFMDMLASLGIDEVEFIQATQATFKLGIQFKDWLKKDETFFHPFGRAEAGMDELSLYHLWLRAQLNGDTFSRFLDYSPNSVMAQQKRFAPYKAVPGTLLADSRYALHLDAGLVAKYLRNFAQQKGVKRTEGKVEKVNTSIDTAPRILSLQLESGQTINGDFFIDCSGFRALLIGDALQSSFTDWSTYLPCNRAVTVQSEALPELPPYTKATAQLAGWQWRIPLQHRTGNGYVYASKYISDEQATQTLLSNIQGKTLTEPRIIPFTTGMRKQVWKANCIGVGLAAGFIEPLESTAIHLAMRGIAEFLQQFPHSDCNPALINEYNARLQQDYEEIRDFIILHYAATERNDSDFWAYCKNVDWPASLVQTVEYFKARGDVPRKLAPLFESTSWRSLCEGMNIRPSAYSAFIENADYKASKQHMQNYKQQLVSLVKQIPTHKAFIEQNCASSSK, encoded by the coding sequence ATGAAGCCACTGCAAAAAATAGTGATTCTAGGCGGCGGCACCACAGGCTGGATGTGCGCGGCAATGCTCGCTAACAGCGTAAATACCAAGCGCATAAATATAGAGCTGGTGGAATCTGAACAAATAGGCACAATCGGTGTGGGCGAATCTACGGTACCGCCGTTTATGGATATGCTGGCGTCGCTGGGTATAGATGAGGTGGAGTTTATTCAAGCCACTCAAGCCACTTTTAAGCTGGGAATTCAATTTAAAGATTGGCTTAAAAAAGACGAAACTTTTTTTCACCCCTTCGGCCGCGCCGAAGCCGGTATGGATGAACTTAGCCTTTACCATTTATGGCTGCGCGCGCAATTAAACGGCGACACTTTTTCGCGTTTTTTAGATTACTCCCCCAACAGTGTAATGGCACAACAAAAACGGTTTGCCCCATACAAAGCCGTGCCCGGCACACTACTGGCAGACTCGCGCTATGCATTACATTTAGATGCGGGCTTAGTAGCAAAATACTTGCGTAACTTCGCGCAACAAAAAGGCGTTAAACGAACAGAAGGTAAGGTAGAAAAAGTAAATACATCTATAGACACAGCACCGCGCATTTTATCGCTGCAACTAGAAAGCGGCCAAACAATTAACGGCGATTTTTTTATAGACTGCTCTGGCTTTAGGGCGCTGCTTATCGGCGATGCTTTGCAGTCTAGCTTTACCGATTGGTCTACCTATTTACCCTGTAACCGTGCAGTTACCGTACAAAGTGAAGCGCTACCCGAACTGCCGCCCTACACAAAAGCCACTGCACAATTAGCTGGCTGGCAATGGCGCATACCGCTACAACATCGCACGGGCAACGGTTACGTGTATGCAAGTAAATACATTAGCGATGAGCAAGCTACGCAAACACTGCTAAGTAATATACAAGGTAAAACATTAACTGAACCGCGTATAATTCCTTTCACTACGGGCATGCGCAAACAAGTTTGGAAAGCAAACTGCATTGGCGTTGGGCTTGCCGCTGGTTTTATAGAGCCTCTGGAATCCACCGCTATACATTTAGCTATGCGCGGTATTGCAGAATTTTTACAGCAGTTTCCACACAGCGATTGCAACCCAGCATTAATTAACGAATACAATGCACGCCTACAACAGGATTACGAAGAAATTCGCGATTTTATTATTTTGCATTACGCTGCAACCGAGCGAAATGACAGTGACTTTTGGGCCTACTGCAAAAATGTAGACTGGCCAGCATCGCTAGTGCAAACGGTTGAGTATTTTAAAGCTCGCGGCGACGTGCCGCGCAAGCTTGCCCCACTTTTTGAAAGTACAAGCTGGCGCAGCCTTTGCGAAGGCATGAACATTCGGCCTAGCGCTTATTCTGCCTTTATTGAAAACGCGGATTACAAAGCCAGCAAACAACACATGCAAAACTACAAGCAGCAGCTTGTAAGCCTCGTAAAACAAATACCCACCCACAAGGCGTTTATTGAACAAAACTGTGCGAGCAGCAGCAAATAA
- a CDS encoding glycoside hydrolase family 88/105 protein, producing MKRLLLIVLFAHLAHIPVSFANAEYQNKNVGTELSDALIQRYQPTINTMTKKGWDHSNSIILHGMEKIYANHPKPQYLAYVKAFADSYIEQDGTIHHLENELDKVHPAINALFLYEQTGEQKYAVAAKNMLDFFLGTQAAPSTFNKTPTGGYWHKNNAKYHNVMTVDGLYMVHPFLVRYGIRFNRPDLLDIATGQIILTSERTFNIKENLPYQSWDYDKNKPWAHPITGTSSEYWSRASGWFSMALVDVLEYLPKDHPRYAQVLTLFQRWAAGAAAVQHPDTGLWYQVMDSYEKENNYPEISGSSMIIYSLRKGVNLGLLNKRYLEVAQRGWQGVQPFITVFEDGGPQIHSVAPPMGAQVDYSAYVAKRPISVPSKTDGHHPHAVIGVLMAASVMENESATN from the coding sequence TTGAAGAGATTATTACTCATTGTGCTGTTTGCACATTTAGCGCATATACCGGTTAGCTTTGCTAATGCCGAATACCAAAACAAGAATGTAGGTACAGAGCTAAGTGATGCGTTAATTCAGCGTTATCAGCCAACCATTAATACCATGACTAAAAAAGGTTGGGATCATTCCAATAGTATTATTTTGCACGGCATGGAAAAAATATATGCCAATCATCCCAAGCCCCAATACCTAGCTTACGTAAAAGCGTTTGCCGACTCGTATATAGAGCAAGATGGCACAATTCACCATTTAGAAAACGAGTTAGATAAAGTGCACCCTGCGATAAACGCTTTATTTTTGTACGAGCAAACGGGCGAGCAAAAATATGCTGTTGCAGCTAAAAATATGTTGGATTTCTTTTTGGGTACACAGGCTGCGCCGTCTACCTTCAATAAAACGCCCACCGGTGGCTACTGGCATAAAAATAACGCGAAGTACCACAATGTAATGACCGTAGATGGTTTGTATATGGTGCACCCGTTTTTGGTGCGTTATGGCATAAGGTTTAATAGGCCAGACTTATTAGATATTGCAACGGGGCAAATTATCTTAACGTCCGAGCGTACATTTAACATTAAAGAAAATTTACCCTACCAATCTTGGGACTACGACAAAAATAAACCTTGGGCACACCCAATAACAGGTACCTCGTCAGAATATTGGTCGCGCGCTTCCGGTTGGTTTAGCATGGCGCTGGTAGATGTATTAGAGTACCTGCCAAAAGACCACCCACGTTACGCGCAGGTGCTTACTTTATTTCAGCGTTGGGCAGCTGGCGCAGCAGCGGTACAGCACCCCGATACCGGTTTGTGGTATCAAGTGATGGATAGTTACGAAAAAGAAAATAATTATCCTGAAATAAGCGGCAGCAGTATGATTATTTATTCGCTGCGCAAAGGGGTAAACCTCGGTTTGTTAAATAAGCGGTATTTAGAGGTGGCGCAGCGCGGTTGGCAGGGCGTTCAACCTTTTATAACTGTGTTCGAAGACGGCGGCCCTCAAATTCATTCTGTTGCGCCACCGATGGGCGCGCAAGTGGATTACTCCGCATATGTTGCGAAGCGGCCTATTAGTGTACCAAGCAAAACTGACGGGCATCATCCGCATGCGGTTATTGGTGTGTTAATGGCGGCATCGGTAATGGAAAATGAAAGCGCCACTAACTAG